A DNA window from Buttiauxella agrestis contains the following coding sequences:
- the mnmG gene encoding tRNA uridine-5-carboxymethylaminomethyl(34) synthesis enzyme MnmG: MFYPDPFDVIIIGGGHAGTEAAMAAARMGQQTLLLTHNIDTLGQMSCNPAIGGIGKGHLVKEVDALGGLMAKAIDHAGIQFRILNASKGPAVRATRAQADRVLYRQAVRTALENQPNLMIFQQAVEDLIVENDRVVGAVTQMGLKFRAKSVVLTVGTFLDGKIHIGLDNYSGGRAGDPPSISLSRRLRELPLRVSRLKTGTPPRIDARTIDFSVLAQQHGDNPMPVFSFMGNVNQHPAQVPCYITHTNEKTHDVIRNNLDRSPMYAGVIEGIGPRYCPSIEDKVMRFADRNQHQIFLEPEGLTSNEIYPNGISTSLPFDVQMQIVRSMEGMANAKIVRPGYAIEYDFFDPRDLKPTLESKYIQGLFFAGQINGTTGYEEAAAQGLLAGLNAARFSAEKEGWAPRRDQAYLGVLVDDLCTLGTKEPYRMFTSRAEYRLMLREDNADLRLTTAGREMGLVDDARWARFNEKLESIELERQRLKDIWLHPHSESVEEVNAKLSAPLSREANGEDLLRRPEMTYAEMMQLSVFAPGLEDPQSAEQVEIQVKYEGYIARQQEEIEKQQRNENTLLPATLDYHQVSGLSNEVIAKLNDHKPVSIGQASRISGVTPAAISILLVWLKKQGLLRRSA; this comes from the coding sequence TGGACGCACTCGGTGGTTTGATGGCCAAAGCTATCGACCATGCCGGTATCCAGTTTAGAATACTAAACGCCAGCAAAGGGCCGGCTGTACGGGCGACTCGTGCTCAGGCTGACCGCGTTCTGTATCGGCAGGCGGTGCGCACTGCACTGGAAAACCAACCTAACCTGATGATCTTCCAACAGGCGGTTGAAGATCTGATTGTCGAGAACGATCGCGTTGTGGGTGCTGTCACCCAGATGGGTCTGAAGTTCCGCGCTAAGTCCGTGGTACTGACAGTCGGGACATTCCTGGATGGCAAAATTCATATCGGGCTGGATAACTACAGCGGTGGCCGTGCAGGCGATCCGCCGTCCATTTCCCTGTCTCGCCGTCTGCGTGAACTGCCACTGCGTGTCAGCCGTCTGAAAACCGGTACTCCGCCGCGTATTGACGCTCGCACCATCGATTTCAGCGTACTTGCCCAGCAGCATGGCGATAACCCAATGCCGGTGTTCTCGTTCATGGGAAATGTGAACCAACACCCTGCGCAAGTGCCGTGTTACATCACGCACACCAACGAAAAAACGCATGACGTTATTCGTAATAATCTCGATCGCAGCCCGATGTATGCCGGTGTTATCGAAGGCATTGGCCCGCGTTATTGCCCGTCTATCGAAGACAAAGTGATGCGTTTTGCCGATCGTAACCAGCATCAGATCTTCCTTGAGCCTGAAGGCTTAACCAGCAATGAAATCTATCCAAACGGCATCTCGACCAGCCTGCCATTTGACGTTCAGATGCAAATTGTCCGGTCGATGGAAGGGATGGCAAACGCGAAGATCGTTCGTCCTGGCTACGCCATCGAATATGATTTCTTCGATCCTCGTGACCTCAAACCGACTCTGGAAAGTAAATATATCCAGGGCCTGTTCTTTGCCGGACAAATTAACGGCACCACCGGTTACGAAGAAGCCGCTGCGCAAGGTTTGCTGGCAGGTCTGAATGCCGCTCGTTTCTCTGCTGAGAAAGAGGGCTGGGCACCTCGTCGCGATCAGGCTTATCTGGGCGTACTGGTAGACGATCTTTGCACTCTTGGCACCAAAGAACCGTACCGCATGTTTACCTCTCGTGCTGAATACCGCCTGATGCTACGTGAAGACAACGCCGATCTGCGCTTAACCACAGCAGGCCGCGAAATGGGGCTGGTGGACGATGCTCGCTGGGCACGCTTTAACGAGAAACTCGAAAGCATTGAGCTTGAGCGCCAGCGTCTGAAAGACATCTGGCTACATCCACATTCTGAAAGCGTCGAAGAAGTGAACGCAAAACTCAGCGCGCCGTTGTCTCGTGAAGCAAATGGCGAAGATCTGCTGCGTCGCCCAGAAATGACCTATGCTGAAATGATGCAATTGTCAGTGTTTGCACCAGGACTTGAAGATCCACAATCTGCGGAGCAGGTGGAAATTCAGGTTAAATACGAAGGTTACATTGCGCGTCAGCAAGAAGAGATTGAAAAACAGCAACGTAACGAGAATACGTTGTTGCCTGCAACGCTGGATTACCACCAGGTGAGCGGGCTTTCTAACGAAGTGATCGCCAAGCTTAACGATCACAAACCGGTTTCGATCGGGCAGGCATCGCGCATTTCCGGTGTGACTCCGGCAGCCATTTCAATCTTGCTTGTCTGGTTAAAAAAGCAAGGTCTGCTGCGCCGTAGCGCTTGA
- the rsmG gene encoding 16S rRNA (guanine(527)-N(7))-methyltransferase RsmG — MLNKLNRLLDSAGITLPENQKLQLVGYVELLHKWNKAYNLTSVRHPDEMLVRHILDSIVVEPHLQGSRFIDVGTGPGLPGIPLAIVRPDSHFTLLDSLGKRVRFLRQVQHELHLENITPVQSRVEEFPAEPPFDGVISRAFASMTDMVTWCKHLPAENGRFYALKGLRPDDEIAALPAEFSVEEVIRLQVPELDGERHLVMIKPNKT; from the coding sequence GTGCTTAACAAACTGAATCGCCTGCTGGATAGCGCAGGCATTACGCTGCCAGAAAACCAGAAACTACAGTTGGTGGGTTATGTTGAACTGCTCCACAAGTGGAACAAAGCCTACAACCTGACCTCAGTGCGTCATCCTGATGAAATGCTGGTTCGTCATATTCTCGACAGTATCGTGGTTGAACCGCACTTGCAGGGTTCACGTTTTATCGATGTGGGAACAGGCCCTGGTTTGCCGGGCATCCCGTTAGCGATTGTGCGCCCTGACTCTCATTTTACGTTGCTGGACAGCCTGGGTAAGCGTGTTCGATTCCTGCGTCAGGTTCAGCATGAGTTGCACCTTGAAAACATCACGCCAGTGCAAAGTCGTGTGGAAGAGTTCCCGGCAGAACCGCCATTTGATGGCGTCATCAGCCGAGCTTTTGCGTCGATGACCGATATGGTGACCTGGTGTAAACACTTGCCCGCAGAGAATGGTCGCTTCTATGCGCTTAAAGGTCTGCGTCCGGATGATGAAATCGCAGCGTTGCCTGCTGAATTTAGCGTCGAAGAGGTTATCCGCTTGCAGGTGCCTGAACTGGATGGTGAGCGTCATCTGGTGATGATTAAGCCAAACAAAACTTAA